A region from the Mesorhizobium sp. J8 genome encodes:
- a CDS encoding ParB/RepB/Spo0J family partition protein: MSEDQSRKRLGRGLAALIGEIDRPAAPEKPSAVVAADGKVPIEFVSPNPKNPRRHFGDAELTDLAQSIREHGVVQPVVARPSPSQPGRYEIIAGERRWRAAQRAGLTEIPLIVRDVNDRTALELAIIENVQRADLNPVEEAQGYQQLIDEHGYTQADLGQVIGKSRSHVANTLRLLKLPPVIHSMLVDGDLSAGHARTLVTAEDPAGLAKRIVKEGLSVRQAEALAQMPAGPTPAKAKPASGTPEKDPDTLALEKLMTDTLGMIVSIEHKAKGGTLRVDYRSLEQLDELCRRLKDER; this comes from the coding sequence ATGAGCGAAGACCAATCAAGAAAAAGACTGGGCCGTGGCCTCGCGGCGCTGATCGGCGAAATCGACCGTCCGGCGGCGCCGGAAAAGCCGAGCGCGGTCGTGGCGGCGGACGGCAAGGTGCCGATCGAATTCGTCAGCCCGAACCCGAAAAACCCGCGCCGGCATTTCGGCGACGCCGAGCTCACCGACCTTGCCCAGTCGATCCGCGAGCATGGCGTTGTGCAGCCGGTCGTGGCGCGTCCCTCGCCTTCGCAGCCCGGCCGCTACGAGATCATCGCCGGCGAGCGGCGCTGGCGGGCGGCGCAGCGCGCCGGCCTGACCGAGATCCCGCTGATCGTGCGCGACGTCAACGACCGCACCGCGCTGGAACTGGCGATCATCGAGAACGTGCAGCGCGCCGACCTCAATCCGGTCGAAGAGGCGCAAGGCTACCAGCAGCTCATCGACGAGCATGGCTACACCCAGGCCGATCTCGGCCAGGTGATCGGCAAGAGCCGCAGCCATGTCGCCAACACGCTCAGACTGCTGAAGCTGCCGCCCGTCATCCACTCGATGCTGGTCGATGGCGACCTGTCGGCTGGCCATGCCCGCACGCTGGTCACGGCCGAGGACCCGGCCGGGCTTGCCAAGCGCATCGTCAAGGAGGGGCTTTCCGTGCGCCAGGCCGAGGCGTTGGCGCAGATGCCCGCCGGTCCGACGCCGGCCAAGGCGAAGCCTGCCTCGGGCACGCCCGAGAAGGACCCCGACACGCTGGCGCTGGAGAAGCTGATGACCGACACGCTCGGCATGATCGTCAGCATCGAGCACAAGGCCAAGGGCGGCACGCTGCGCGTCGATTACCGCTCGCTCGAGCAGCTCGACGAACTCTGCCGGCGGCTGAAGGACGAGCGGTAG
- a CDS encoding 3-methyl-2-oxobutanoate dehydrogenase (2-methylpropanoyl-transferring) subunit alpha, with protein sequence MADAGMLRFHVPEPEVRPGGTPDFSNVTIPKAGSVPRPEIDVDPRAIRDMAFSIIRVLNRAGEAVGPWAGLLSDEELLEGLRHMMTLRTFDARMQMAQRQGKTSFYMQHLGEEAVSCAFRKALQPGDMNFPTYRQAGLLIADGYPMVAMMNQIYSNEADPLKGRQLPVMYSSKEHGFFSISGNLATQYIQAVGWAMASAISNDSRIAAAWIGDGSTAESDFHAALVFASTYKAPVVLNVVNNQWAISTFQGIARGGSGTFAARGLGFGIPSLRVDGNDYLAVQAVAKWAVERARRNLGPTLVEYVTYRVGAHSTSDDPSAYRPKAESDAWPLGDPVIRLKNHLIHKGAWSEDRHTQAEAEILETVIAAQKEAESHGTLHAGGKPSTRDMFEGVYAEMPPHLRRQRQQAGV encoded by the coding sequence ATGGCCGATGCTGGAATGTTGCGGTTTCATGTGCCCGAGCCCGAGGTGCGGCCCGGCGGCACGCCCGACTTCTCGAATGTGACCATCCCCAAGGCCGGCTCGGTGCCGCGTCCCGAGATCGACGTCGATCCGCGCGCCATCCGCGACATGGCCTTTTCCATCATCCGGGTGCTGAACCGCGCCGGCGAGGCGGTCGGCCCGTGGGCGGGGCTGCTCAGCGACGAGGAACTGCTCGAAGGCCTGCGCCACATGATGACGCTCAGGACCTTCGACGCCCGCATGCAGATGGCGCAGCGCCAGGGCAAGACCTCGTTCTACATGCAGCATCTCGGCGAGGAGGCGGTGAGCTGCGCCTTCCGCAAGGCGCTTCAGCCGGGCGACATGAATTTCCCGACCTATCGGCAAGCCGGACTTCTCATCGCCGACGGCTATCCGATGGTCGCGATGATGAACCAGATCTATTCCAACGAGGCCGACCCGCTGAAGGGCCGGCAACTGCCGGTGATGTATTCCTCGAAGGAGCACGGCTTCTTCTCGATCTCGGGCAATCTGGCGACGCAATACATTCAGGCGGTCGGCTGGGCGATGGCTTCGGCGATCTCCAACGATTCGCGCATCGCCGCCGCCTGGATCGGCGACGGCTCGACGGCGGAGTCCGATTTTCATGCGGCGCTGGTCTTCGCCTCGACCTACAAGGCGCCCGTCGTGCTCAACGTCGTCAACAACCAGTGGGCGATCTCGACCTTCCAGGGCATCGCGCGCGGCGGCTCCGGCACGTTCGCCGCGCGCGGCCTCGGCTTCGGCATTCCTTCGCTGCGTGTCGACGGCAACGACTATCTCGCCGTCCAGGCGGTGGCGAAATGGGCGGTGGAGCGGGCGCGCCGCAATCTCGGGCCGACGCTGGTCGAATATGTCACCTACCGCGTCGGCGCGCATTCGACCTCCGACGATCCGTCGGCCTACCGGCCGAAAGCCGAATCCGACGCCTGGCCGCTCGGCGATCCGGTCATCCGGCTGAAGAACCACCTCATCCACAAGGGCGCCTGGTCCGAGGACCGCCACACCCAGGCGGAGGCCGAGATCCTCGAGACGGTGATCGCGGCGCAGAAGGAGGCCGAAAGCCATGGCACGCTTCATGCCGGCGGCAAGCCGTCGACGCGCGACATGTTCGAGGGCGTCTATGCCGAGATGCCGCCGCATCTGAGGCGGCAGCGCCAGCAGGCAGGGGTCTGA
- a CDS encoding ParA family protein: MSTAPRIITVANQKGGVGKTTTAINLATALAAIGERVLIVDLDPQGNASTGLGIDRKDRTVSSYDVLTGELELEAAAVPTAVPGLSIVPSTLDLLGIEMEIASAPDRVLRLRNALRAAAERSAPFGYVLIDCPPSLNLLTLNSMAAADSVLVPLQCEFFALEGLSQLLETVEQVRNTINPDLTIQGIVLTMYDGRNNLANQVVQDVRTHMGDKVYETIIPRNVRVSEAPSYGKPAILYDLKCSGSQAYLQLASEVIRRERKLRAA; encoded by the coding sequence ATGAGCACAGCACCGCGTATCATCACCGTCGCCAACCAGAAGGGCGGCGTCGGCAAGACGACGACGGCCATCAACCTGGCCACGGCGCTGGCTGCGATCGGCGAGCGCGTGCTGATCGTCGACCTCGATCCGCAGGGCAATGCCAGCACCGGCCTCGGTATCGACCGCAAGGACCGCACCGTCTCGTCCTATGACGTGCTGACCGGCGAGCTCGAGCTGGAAGCAGCCGCCGTGCCGACGGCGGTGCCGGGCCTCTCCATCGTGCCCTCGACGCTCGACCTGCTCGGCATCGAGATGGAGATCGCCTCGGCGCCCGACCGCGTGCTCAGGCTGCGCAACGCGTTGCGTGCCGCGGCCGAGCGTTCGGCGCCGTTCGGCTATGTGCTGATCGACTGCCCGCCCTCGCTCAACCTTTTGACTTTGAATTCAATGGCAGCAGCCGATTCCGTTCTCGTGCCGCTGCAATGCGAGTTCTTCGCGCTCGAAGGCCTCAGCCAGTTGCTGGAAACGGTGGAGCAGGTCCGCAACACGATCAATCCGGACCTTACCATCCAGGGCATCGTGCTCACCATGTATGACGGGCGCAACAACCTCGCCAACCAGGTGGTGCAGGATGTGCGCACTCATATGGGCGACAAGGTCTATGAGACGATCATCCCGCGCAATGTGCGCGTTTCCGAAGCGCCGTCCTACGGCAAGCCGGCGATCCTCTATGACCTGAAATGCTCGGGCAGCCAGGCCTATCTGCAGCTCGCCTCCGAGGTGATCCGCCGCGAGCGCAAACTGCGCGCCGCCTGA
- the holA gene encoding DNA polymerase III subunit delta — protein MAQKKGYEVDSWLARPDPAMGIVLLYGPDRGLVAERAKAFAAKTGLPLDDPFSVVKLDGAEVDRDEGRLLDEARTVPMFSDRRLLWVRNASGQKALADDIKALTNEPAKDAIILIEAGDLKKGTGLRAIVEAAANAIALPCYADEARDLDTVIDDELRKAGMSMTLDARQALRRNLGGDRLASRGEIEKLVLYAHGQKEIDVDDVNALSGDVSGASFDAAVDAMLDGRIGDFDIAFNRHCQSGGHPFLVLSSAMRQLQAIQVMRGQMESGGRNAASVVAGARPPVFFSRRKLVEKTLERWNVEALGRALGRLQTAVLQTRKRPDLSEALARQALLGIAIESARLGQR, from the coding sequence ATGGCACAGAAGAAAGGATACGAGGTCGATTCGTGGCTGGCGCGGCCCGATCCCGCCATGGGTATCGTCCTGCTTTACGGTCCAGACCGCGGCCTTGTCGCCGAGCGGGCGAAAGCCTTCGCCGCGAAAACCGGCCTGCCGCTGGATGACCCATTCTCGGTGGTGAAGCTCGACGGCGCCGAGGTCGACCGCGACGAGGGCCGGCTGCTCGACGAGGCGCGCACCGTGCCGATGTTTTCCGACCGGCGGCTGCTTTGGGTGCGCAATGCCAGCGGCCAGAAGGCGCTGGCCGACGACATCAAGGCTCTGACGAATGAACCGGCGAAGGATGCGATCATCCTCATCGAGGCAGGCGACCTGAAGAAAGGCACGGGCCTCAGGGCCATCGTCGAGGCCGCCGCCAACGCGATCGCTCTGCCCTGCTACGCCGACGAAGCCCGCGACCTCGATACGGTGATCGACGACGAATTGCGCAAGGCCGGCATGTCGATGACGCTGGACGCCCGCCAGGCGCTGCGCCGCAATCTCGGCGGCGACCGCCTCGCCTCGCGCGGCGAGATCGAGAAGCTGGTGCTCTATGCGCACGGCCAGAAGGAAATCGACGTCGATGACGTCAATGCCTTGTCGGGGGATGTCTCCGGCGCTTCCTTCGACGCCGCGGTCGACGCCATGCTGGACGGCAGGATCGGCGACTTCGACATCGCCTTCAATCGCCACTGCCAATCCGGCGGCCACCCTTTCCTGGTGCTGTCCTCGGCGATGCGGCAATTGCAGGCGATCCAGGTGATGCGCGGCCAGATGGAGAGCGGCGGTCGCAACGCGGCCTCGGTCGTCGCCGGCGCCCGCCCGCCCGTCTTCTTCTCGCGCCGCAAGCTGGTGGAGAAGACGCTGGAGCGCTGGAACGTCGAGGCGCTTGGCCGCGCGCTCGGCCGGCTGCAGACGGCCGTGCTGCAAACGCGCAAGCGGCCGGATTTGTCGGAAGCGCTGGCCAGGCAGGCGCTGCTGGGGATCGCGATCGAGAGCGCGCGGCTAGGGCAGAGGTAG
- the rsmG gene encoding 16S rRNA (guanine(527)-N(7))-methyltransferase RsmG has translation MSADAWVDLQEAAGPVSRETFGRLQDFEQLFLKWNRSINLAAPSTLDDVWRRHILDSAQLARIAHTATRWVDLGSGGGFPGLVLGFLLKERPGASIDLVESNRKKASFLQSVVGQFDLPARVLARRIDDSYALVSEPEIVTARALAALPSLLDLAAPWLVKGARALFHKGRDYRAEVEESTHRWAFDLVEHSSMTDPHGVILEISDLRPAKQQ, from the coding sequence GTGAGTGCGGATGCATGGGTGGACCTGCAGGAAGCGGCAGGTCCGGTTTCACGTGAAACATTCGGGCGGCTGCAGGACTTCGAACAGCTGTTCCTGAAATGGAACCGCAGCATCAATCTGGCGGCGCCGTCGACGCTAGACGACGTCTGGCGCCGGCATATCCTGGACAGCGCCCAGCTCGCGCGAATCGCGCATACCGCCACACGCTGGGTCGATCTCGGCTCAGGTGGTGGGTTTCCTGGATTGGTGCTCGGCTTCCTCCTCAAAGAGCGTCCCGGCGCATCGATCGATCTTGTCGAGAGCAACCGCAAGAAGGCGTCGTTCCTGCAGTCGGTCGTCGGCCAGTTCGATTTGCCGGCGCGCGTTCTAGCCAGGCGCATCGACGATAGCTATGCGCTTGTTTCAGAACCCGAAATCGTCACGGCGCGGGCGCTGGCGGCACTCCCGAGCCTGCTCGACCTGGCCGCACCCTGGCTTGTGAAAGGGGCGCGCGCGCTATTCCATAAAGGCCGGGATTACCGCGCCGAAGTGGAAGAAAGCACTCACCGCTGGGCCTTCGATCTGGTAGAACATTCGAGCATGACCGACCCACATGGTGTCATCCTCGAAATCAGCGATTTGCGTCCGGCGAAACAGCAATGA
- a CDS encoding alpha-ketoacid dehydrogenase subunit beta, producing MPRRTMIEAIRDAMDVSMARDERVVVYGEDVGFFGGVFRATQGLQAKYGKSRCFDAPISESGIVGSAIGMAAYGLRPCVEVQFADYVYPAYDQIVSEAARLRYRSNGDFTCPIVVRMPTGGGIFGGQTHSQSPEALFTHVSGLKVIVPSNPHDAKGLLIAAIEDPHPVIFLEPKRLYNGPFDGHHDKPVTPWSKHELGEVADGHYTIPLGKAAIRRQGSAVSVLAYGTMVYVAQAAAEETGVDAEVIDLRTLLPLDLDTIVASVKKTGRCVVVHEATLTSGFGAELVSLVQENCFYHLEAPVARVAGWDTPYPHAQEWDYFPGPARVGRALLETLEA from the coding sequence ATGCCCAGACGCACCATGATCGAGGCGATCCGCGATGCCATGGACGTGTCGATGGCGCGCGACGAGCGCGTTGTCGTATACGGCGAGGATGTCGGCTTCTTCGGCGGCGTCTTCCGCGCCACGCAAGGCCTGCAGGCCAAATACGGCAAGAGCCGCTGCTTCGACGCGCCGATCAGCGAGTCCGGCATCGTCGGCTCGGCCATCGGCATGGCCGCCTACGGGCTGCGCCCTTGTGTCGAGGTGCAGTTTGCCGACTATGTTTATCCGGCCTACGACCAGATCGTCTCGGAGGCGGCGCGGCTGCGTTACCGCTCGAACGGCGACTTCACCTGCCCGATCGTGGTGCGCATGCCGACCGGCGGCGGCATCTTCGGCGGCCAGACGCACAGCCAGAGCCCTGAAGCGCTGTTCACCCATGTCTCCGGCCTGAAGGTGATCGTGCCCTCCAATCCGCACGACGCCAAGGGCCTGCTGATCGCGGCGATCGAGGATCCGCACCCGGTGATCTTCCTCGAGCCGAAGCGGCTCTATAACGGGCCGTTCGACGGCCATCACGACAAGCCGGTGACGCCCTGGTCGAAGCATGAGCTCGGCGAGGTTGCCGACGGCCATTACACGATCCCGCTCGGCAAGGCGGCGATCCGCCGCCAGGGCTCGGCGGTCAGCGTCCTCGCTTACGGCACGATGGTCTATGTGGCGCAGGCTGCCGCCGAGGAGACCGGCGTGGACGCCGAGGTCATCGACCTCAGGACTCTGCTGCCGCTCGATCTCGACACGATCGTCGCCTCGGTGAAGAAGACCGGACGCTGCGTCGTCGTGCATGAGGCGACGCTGACCTCCGGATTCGGCGCCGAGCTGGTGTCCCTGGTGCAGGAGAACTGCTTCTACCACCTGGAGGCGCCGGTGGCGCGCGTCGCCGGCTGGGACACGCCGTATCCGCATGCGCAGGAATGGGACTATTTCCCCGGCCCGGCGCGGGTCGGGCGCGCCTTGCTTGAAACATTGGAAGCTTAG